In the Nitrospira sp. genome, GGTTTTACGTGCGGGGTGGGAGTGGTCGCGCGCTATTCCTGACCATAGAAAAGGCCGTCGGAGATTTCGAGATGCGCGTTCAGCGCGAAATACCCCTTGAGGCTATGACATATGAGGCCTGGATGGAGCAGGCTCGATGGCAACTGCTCTTCGTGGAGAGTTTGGGGGCCATTCTGTGTATCGCTCTCACGCGAACCGTGAGTCTCCCGAGACAACCGTTGCTTGAACGGCGGGCGCGTATTCCGCTCTAGCCTCTGTCCGACCCGGTGCCGAGGCTCCGATTGCGGGTGGGCGACGACTGCTTCATATCTACATCATGGGCCAGCGGCCTCAGCGAGGCCGCATGGTCGTTCGCCACGCACGCATGGCATGTTGAACGTGGTAAGATGACCACACCATGCCGCCTTTCAAGCTCGACGCTCCCTTCAAACCGTGCGGTGATCAGGGCCAGGCCATTGAGAAATTGACCGCTGGGATCCTGGCCGGAAAACAGCACCAGGCCTTGTTGGGGGTGACCGGCTCCGGGAAAACCTTCACGATGGCCAACGTGATCGAGCGGGTCCAGAAGCCCACGTTGGTGCTGGTGCACAATAAGACATTGGCGGGGCAGCTCTACCAAGAGTTCAAGCAGTTTTTCCCGCACAACGCCGTCGAGTACTTCATCAGTTACTACGACTACTACCAGCCNNCAGCCGGAAGCCTACATCCCGCAGAGTGATACGTACATCGCGAAAGACGCCTCGATCAACGATGCGATTGATCAGATGCGCCATGCCGCGACGACGTCGCTATTGCAGCGGAACGACGTGGTGATCGTGTCATCGGTCTCCTGCATCTACGGCCTCGGCTCTCCGGAGGTCTACCATGACATGTTGGTCTACCTCGAAGAAGGCATGGAAACGAGACGTGAGAAGATTCTGGCGAAGCTGGTGGACATCCAGTATGCGCGGAACGATGTGGATTTTCACCGTGGGACGTTTCGCGCGCGCGGAGACGTCATTGAGATTTTTCCTGCATCCTCCGATGCCAAGTCGGTGCGTATCGAACTGTTCGGCGACGTCGTCGATGCGATCCATGAGATCGATCCGTTGACCGGCAAGTCGTTAGGCAAGTTGCCGAAGATTGCGATTTATCCGAACACTCACTACCTCATTGCGCCGGACCGGTATGAGCGGGCCATCACGGGCATTGAGGATGAGCTGGAGGCGCGGGTCGCGGCGTTCAGGAAGAATGGTCAGTTGCTGGAGGCCCAGCGAATCGAGCAGCGGACCAAGTTCGATCTCGAAATGATTCGTGCCATGGGGTACTGTCATGGGATTGAAAACTACTCGCGCCACTTGAGCGGCCGCGCGCCGGGAGAGCCCCCGCCGACGCTGATTGACTATTTCCCCAAGGATTTTCTCTTGATCATCGATGAGTCGCACGTGACGGTCCCCCAAATCGGCGGCATGTACGAGGGGGATTTTTCACGGAAGCGCACGCTGGTGGACTACGGCTTCCGCCTGCCGTCCGCTGTTGATAATCGTCCACTGAAGTTCACCGAGTTTGAGCGGATGCTGAAGCAGGTCATCTATGTGTCCGCGACGCCTGGTCCCTATGAATTGGACCATGCCAAAGGTGAGGTCGTCGAACAGATTATTCGTCCGACCGGGTTGATGGACCCGTTGATCGATGTGCGATCCGCAAAGGGGCAGGTGGACAATCTGCTGGCGGAAGTGCGGGCAGAGGCGGCGAAGGGCAATCGCGTGTTGGTGACCACCTTGACCAAGCGCATGGCCGAAGACCTGACCGAGTATTATCACGATCTCGGGGTAAAGGTGCGGTATCTACACTCGGACATTAAAACGCTGGAGCGGGCAGAAATTATTCGCGATCTGCGATGCGGCGTATTCGATGTGCTGGTCGGTATTAACCTGTTGCGAGAGGGGCTGGATCTTCCGGAGGTCGGCTTGGTAGCGATTCTGGATGCAGACAAGGAGGGGTTTCTCCGGTCCCATCGATCCCTGATTCAAACAGCAGGCCGGGCGGCGAGAAATCTCGATGGCCGAGTCATTTTTTACGGGGACACCGTGACTGACTCGATGCGGAGCGCGATGGATGAAACGGCGCGCCGGCGGCATATCCAGGAGGCGTACAATGTCGCCAATGGCATTACGCCGGAAAGCATCAAGAAGCTCATCCCAGTGCTCGACTATGCGTCGGGAGGAACGAATGCCGGTCAGCTTGAGCTGGCGGCGGAATCTCCCACCGAGTATGCAACGGCGGGCGACACGGAGCAGGTGATTCGCCGGCTCGAAGTGGAGATGAAGGCGGCGGCCAAGAAGTTGGAATTTGAGCGGGCGGCGGAATTACGGAATCGGATCAGGTCGCTGAAGCTGAAGGTGCTGGAGATGGCGCAGTAGGCGGCGATTGCTTGAGCGGCGAGGGTCTTTGAAGCCTGATCACATCTGCTTATACAGATAAGCCCCCAGAAACATGCCAAGGACACTGAGGAGGCTGACCTTGATGCTGAAGCCGAACGTCAGCTTGAGCAGCACGAGATCCACGGTGAGCGGAGGATTGATTCCAGGGGAGAAGTTGCTGGCAAAGATGTTTTGAATCGCCCCGTTCGGGGCCATCACGCGTAGAATTTCGCCGAAAATCCCGCCCAGCATTCCGCCGATCAGGATAAAGATCAGCAGCACGCCGATCGATTTTCTCATCCCAGCTCTCCCCCCGTTCACACACTGTCGGCTGTATGTGTCGCCCTGAGGCACCATATCGGAAGCGTAAATTGATGTCAACAAAATGCATGCCAGGCGCGGTTAGCGAAGGCGACAGGCAGGATCACTTGTTTCTTCAGGATCGGTGAAGCGGCTCTCGCCTGGGTGTCGGCATCGAATCTCGTCCATTCATTCATTCGCTTCCTTCTTCCCTCTAGCGAATGACCGCGCCCATGATGGTATTTGTGGGGGTGGTGCAGTTGCAGGGACGGAGGGCCATTTCGGCGCGTGAATGTCTTGACTTCACCTTCGCCCCTTCTATAGACTGCCCGATGCTATTTTTTTGATGTTTTTCGAGGCGATCGGAGCTCCGGCTCGACCCCGGCTTCGATGGCCTTTTTCTTTGGTGCAGAGTGCTTGACGCGCTGAGCGAAAAATTCGAACGAATACTCAAGAAGCTTCGTGGGCAAGGTGTGCTCACGGAAGACAATATTGGGGAAGCGTTGAAGGAAGTCCGCCTCGCCTTGCTCGAGGCCGATGTGAACTTCAAAGTCGTCAAGGATTTCCTGGATCGTGTTCGCGAGAAGGCAATCGGGCAGGAAGTACTGAAGAGCCTGACCCCCGGCCACCAAGTCGTCAAGGTAGTATGGGACGAACTTCGCGGCATGATGGGCGGAGAACGGTCCGGCATCAGTCTCGCCTCCAAGCCGCCTACCGTAATCATGATGGTGGGATTGCAGGGCGCCGGGAAAACGACCACGTCCGGAAAGCTGGCGCGTCTCTTCAAAAGTCAAGGTAAGCGAGTGTTGCTCGTGGCGGCCGACCCGCGTCGCCCGGCCGCGGGAGACCAGCTGGCAAGTCTTGGGCGAGATCTCGGTATCGATGTCCACCGGTTTGATCAGGTCGATGCGTCGCGCGCCGACGTCGTGAGAATTTGCCAGCGTGGAGTCGAGCGTGCGCAGGAGCAGGGCTACGACCTTGTCGTCCTCGACACCGGCGGTCGGTTGCATGTCGACGATGAGTTGATGGCCGAGCTCGTGGCCGTCAAGCAGGCGGTCACTCCCCACGAAGTCCTGTTGGTTGCCGACGCGATGACTGGCCAGGACGCAGTGAATATGGCCGGCCAGTTCAATCAGCAGGTTGGTCTGACCGGCGTCATCTTGACCAAGGTCGAAGGCGATGCCAGAGGCGGAGCCGTTCTCTCGATTCGGGCGGTGACTGGCCAGCCGATCAAATTCCTCGGCATGGGCGAAAAGCTTGATGCGCTGGAGCCGTTTCATCCCGATCGCATGGCCTCCCGCATTCTGGGCATGGGTGATGTGCTTTCGTTGATCGAGAAGGCACAGGAGACGTTTTCGCGAGAAGAAGCCGAGGCGGCGCAAAAGAAACTGATCAGCAGCAGCTTCACGCTGGAGGATTTTCGGTCGCAGCTCGGACAGATGAATCGGTTAGGGTCGTTTGAACAGATCCTGGGCATGCTGCCCGGTGGCCAGAAACTCAAAGATCTGGCGAATAGCGGCTTGCCTGAAAAAGAAATGAAGCGGGTTGCGGCCATGATCGATTCGATGACGACGCGCGAACGACGCGACCATACGTTGATCAACGGCAGCCGGAAGAAGCGCATCGCTCGCGGCAGCGGGACGAGCGTGCAGGAAGTGAATCGCCTGATCAAGCAGTTTTTGCAGGCCCGAAAAATCGCCAAGGTCATGTCGGGTGGCGCCGGAGGTCGGCGGCAGCTGGCCCAAATGTTACGTGGAATGTGAGCGGGGACGGCTGACAGCTGATCGCTGAAAGCTTATTAATCAAGGAGGGTACAGTGGCAGTTCATTTACGATTGGCGCGGACGGGGCGGCACAAGCGCCCGATGTATCGAGTGATCGCGGCGGATTCGCGGAAGCCTCGCGACGGCCGGTTCTTGGAAATTCTGGGCATTTTTGACCCGCTCAAGAACCCGGCGGTGCCGGACTTGAAGTCGGAGCGTGTGCTGTCGTGGTTGCGGCATGGCGCGCAGCCGACCACCACCGTGCGCACGCTGCTGAAGCGGCATGGTGTGTGGAAAGAGTTCGAGACCGAGAAGAGCGCGAAGGCTGCGAAGCCCGAACAAAGCGGAGCGCGCAAGAAGTAGCCTGGGGCCATGGCGACGCTCGATCAGGCAGAGCTCGTGACCATCGGCCGGATCGAGCGATCGTTCGGCGTACGGGGCGAAGCGCGGGTGCGATCGCTCAGCGACGTGCCTGGTCGGTTTGATCATCTCGGGGACGTCACTCTGCTTGCGCCGAACGGCAAGAGCCTGGTGACCCGCGTCACGCACGTGCGGCCCGGTGGCCCGACGCTGATCGTCGGGTTCGACGCGTTCACGACTCCCGAGCAGGTCGCCGAGTTCCGCGGTGGACTGATCCAGGTCCCGCGGGGTGACTCGCCGGCGCTGCCGACCGATCACTACTACCAGTGTGATTTGATCGGGATAGTCGTGCAGGACGAGGCCGGGACGGTGTTGGGACGGCTTGAGGAAGTGTTGGACATCGCGGAGAACCAAGCGTTTTTGGTTCGGCAGGACGAGAAAGAACTTTTAATTCCTGCCGCGAAAGAGCTGGTGGTCGCAGTTGATGTCGAGACCCGCGTGATGACGGTTCGATTGCCTGAAGGGTTCGGAGACCTCTAAGATGCGCTGCGCCGTGGTGACATTGTTCCCTGACATGGTGGCGCCGGTTGTCGGCCAGAGCATCCTCAAACGTGCCCAGGAGAAGGGCTTGTTGGAGGTTGCGGTCGAGAATCTACGCGATCATACGTTTGATCGGCACAAAACGGCCGACGACGTGCCGTACGGGGGCGGGGCAGGCATGGTCATGAAAGCCGAGCCGGTGCTGCGGGCGATCGATGCGTTACAGACCCGGTATCAGTCGTCTCATCCGGACACGAGCCTGCGCGTGATTGTGCCCTCGCCGCAAGGGCGTCCATTCACCCACGAACTGGCGCAATCGTTGGCACAGGACCAACGTGTCATTGTCTTTGTGTGCGGCCATTACGAAGGGATGGATGAGCGAGTTCGGTTGGCACTGCACCCCGAAGAGATTTCTGTCGGCGATTACGTGCTGACGGGTGGAGAGTTGCCGGCGTTGGTGATGATTGATGCCGCTGCCCGGTTGGTTCCCGGCGTACTCGGGGATGCCGCGTCAGCGGCCGAAGAGTCGTTTGCCGAGGGGCTGCTGGAGTATCCGCACTACACCAGACCGGCTGAAGTGCGCGGGATGGCGGTGCCTGAAGTATTGGTTTCAGGGCACCACGAGGCCATTCGAGTGTGGCGACGGAAGGAAGCGTTGCGGAATACGTATCTCAAGCGGCCGGATCTCTTGCGGGATCGCGAGCTTGGAGTCGAAGATCAACGGTTGTTCAATGAAGTAATGCAAGAAAGTCTGGTACAGGTACCTGTTCGTTGAGAGGAGGGGAGAGACTATGAATCGGCTAGAGCGGATCCAACGATCCTTAACCAAGAAAACGGCGCCCAAATTCGAGATCGGGGATACCGTTCGCGTGCATGTGAAGGTCGTGGAAGGCGAGAAAGAACGCATCCAGGTATATGAAGGGACCGTGATTGCCCGCAAGGGGACGCTGAATAGCGAGACCTTCACGGTGCGCAAGCTGTCCTATAACGTCGGCGTCGAGCGGACGTTCCCGATCCATTCGCCCAGCGTGGCGAAGGTCGATGTGGTGCGTCAGGGGCGTGTGCGCCGCGCAAAGCTGTACTACTTGCGGACCAAGAAGGGCAAATTTGCCAAAGTGGAAGACCGCGAGTTTAAGGCTGAAAGCAAGACACAGGCAGCCGCCAAGCAGGAAGCGGCGGCCGTTAAGGCGTAGGTCCCGCCGTCTACATACGAGCTGGACAGAGGCGCACGTGTGGCTGTTAGGCTGAACCCGACGACAGAGGGCCCCTCCGAGGAATTCGAGGGGGAGGCTCGGTCGCGCGGGTATCGCTTCATCGCTGGGCTGGATGAAGCGGGACGTGGACCTCTGGCCGGTCCGGTGGTCGCCGCCGCTGTGCTATTGCCACGTCGGTGTCGCCTACCAGGGCTGAATGATTCCAAACAGATCGCGGAATCAGAACGCGACCGACTCTTTGCCGAAATTGTGCGTCGAGCAATCGGCGTCGGGATCGGCGCGGCAACGGAGGCGGAGATCGATCGGATCAACATCCTCGAAGCATCCCGTCTCGCGATGCGTCGGGCGTTAAACGCCCTTCCGGTTAGACCGGACTTTCTGCTGCTGGACGCCGTGACGCTCTCCGGGCTTTCCATCCCTCAACGCGCCATCATCAAGGGCGACGGGCTTTCCTGTTCGATTGCCGCGGCATCCATCGTCGCGAAAGTGACGCGAGACCGGCTGATGGTCGAGTATCACCGCTGGTATCCCCACTACAACTTTGCCGAGCACAAAGGCTACGGCACCCCGGAACATCTTCACGTCCTGCGGGCACTGGGGCCTTGTCCAATCCATCGGCGCAGTTTTGCTCCGGTTCGGGACTCCTCTGCGCACGACGGGGAGCCAGTCTTGCTTCCATTGGCTTCGGCGTAAAGGGATTCAACCGATGGGCGACCGTCGCCGGCTCCTGGGAGACGAAGGTGAGGCACAGGCAGAGGCTTTTTTGCGCCACCGGGGCTTTCGCATTCTCGGCCGGAATGTGCGATCTGCGTTGGGCGAGCTCGACCTGGTCGCGGATGACCATGGCGTATTGGTCTTCGTTGAGGTGAAACGCCGTCGAAGCGGAGCGTATGGCGGTGCGATTGAAGCAGTCGATGCACGAAAGCGCGCGAAATTGATCCGGCTGGCTGCACTGTATCTGGCGCAACATCGGATTGAAGATCGGGCCTGCCGCTTCGATGTGGTGCTGATCCAGGACGATGCCGCTCCGGCGACAGCCGTGCACCATATTGCGAATGCATTCGACCTCGATGGGGATGATCTGCGATGGTAGGAGTGATTCCACCCTTTGCAACGAGGTTTCAAGCGTCTGCTCTGAGAGGTGGGGAGGGGGCTGTGAATCTGAACGCTGCTCTCGGCCGGTGGCATTCTTCATGATTCAACTGTTTCACGTCTCAAAATATTATGATCGTCGCCCCGCGCTCTCGGACGTCACGCTGGAAATCGAAAAAGGCGAGTTCGTGTTGCTGATGGGCCCGAGCGGCGCCGGCAAATCCACGCTGCTGAAGTTGCTGATCGGAGCCGAACGCCCGGAGGAAGGCCAGATCCTGATTCAGGGGCGTAGCCTTGCAAAACTGCGCGCATCGGAAATTCCGGCGCTTCGACGAAAAGTCGGCGTCGTGTTGCAGGATTTTCGTCTTCTGCCGAAGAAAACCGTCTTTGAGAATGTCTCGCTCCCTTTACTGGTGCAGGGCGCGTCGGCCCAGGACATCCGGCGCAAGGTGACGGAGGCGCTACGCTCCGTCGGACTGGATCATAAAAAAGATCTCTTTCCTCCCGGACTTTCGACCGGCGAGCAGCAACGAGTCTGCATTGCCCGCGCCATCGTCAATGGGCCGATCATGCTGTTGGCGGATGAGCCAACAGGAAACCTGGACCCAGATTTGACGCGCGAAATTATCGAGCTGTTCAAGGCGATCAACGCCCGAGGCACGACCATCATCGTGGCGACGCATGATCCGCATGTGCTGGCGCAGGTCAATCGCCGGGTGATCACCCTGGAGCAGGGGACGCTCCTGTCCCGTGAACAGGTGTGCCCGTGAGGCGCCTACTCTACCTGCTGCGGGAAGCGGTTGCTAACGTCTTGACCAATCGAACGACCACGGTGGTGGCCGTGGCGACGACGGCGTTTACCTTTGCCTGCGTCGGTGTGTTTCTGCTCCTCTACGTGAACCTGAAGACGATGGCCGTCTCGCTCGAACAGGATATTCAAGTGATGGTGTACGTGCAGGAGGATGTGCCCGAGTCGGCACGGGGTGAGATCGAGCTGCAGCTTCATGCCGATCGAGCGGTTCGTTCGCTCACCTATGTCTCCAAGGAGCGGGCATTGGCCGATTTTCAATCGCAGTTTCCGTCGGAGTCTCGGCTGCTTCAAGGGCTTGGGCAGAATCCTTTGCCTGCGTCGTTCGTGGTGACATTGGCCCCGGATTCGCGCTCGGCGGAGGCCATGCGGCGCTGGGCCACTCGCGCCCAATTGATCCCGGGAGTCGGCCAGGTTCAGTATAATCAGGAATGGGTCGAGGCCCTGGCGGGCATCGTCCGATACATCGAGGTGGCGGCGATCATTGTCGGCGTGATCTTGTCCGCGGCCTCGGTGACGATCATTGCGAACACCATCCGTTTG is a window encoding:
- the trmD gene encoding tRNA (guanosine(37)-N1)-methyltransferase TrmD, whose product is MRCAVVTLFPDMVAPVVGQSILKRAQEKGLLEVAVENLRDHTFDRHKTADDVPYGGGAGMVMKAEPVLRAIDALQTRYQSSHPDTSLRVIVPSPQGRPFTHELAQSLAQDQRVIVFVCGHYEGMDERVRLALHPEEISVGDYVLTGGELPALVMIDAAARLVPGVLGDAASAAEESFAEGLLEYPHYTRPAEVRGMAVPEVLVSGHHEAIRVWRRKEALRNTYLKRPDLLRDRELGVEDQRLFNEVMQESLVQVPVR
- a CDS encoding ABC transporter permease, translating into MRRLLYLLREAVANVLTNRTTTVVAVATTAFTFACVGVFLLLYVNLKTMAVSLEQDIQVMVYVQEDVPESARGEIELQLHADRAVRSLTYVSKERALADFQSQFPSESRLLQGLGQNPLPASFVVTLAPDSRSAEAMRRWATRAQLIPGVGQVQYNQEWVEALAGIVRYIEVAAIIVGVILSAASVTIIANTIRLALYSRREEIEILSLIGASTTFIRVPYLLEGAALGLCGSALSLVILKAGFELFRHEIHSATRFLGVDALLTFFSFDMCAVLMLVGLFLGCAGSFLSLLHFGEGRA
- the ffh gene encoding signal recognition particle protein translates to MLDALSEKFERILKKLRGQGVLTEDNIGEALKEVRLALLEADVNFKVVKDFLDRVREKAIGQEVLKSLTPGHQVVKVVWDELRGMMGGERSGISLASKPPTVIMMVGLQGAGKTTTSGKLARLFKSQGKRVLLVAADPRRPAAGDQLASLGRDLGIDVHRFDQVDASRADVVRICQRGVERAQEQGYDLVVLDTGGRLHVDDELMAELVAVKQAVTPHEVLLVADAMTGQDAVNMAGQFNQQVGLTGVILTKVEGDARGGAVLSIRAVTGQPIKFLGMGEKLDALEPFHPDRMASRILGMGDVLSLIEKAQETFSREEAEAAQKKLISSSFTLEDFRSQLGQMNRLGSFEQILGMLPGGQKLKDLANSGLPEKEMKRVAAMIDSMTTRERRDHTLINGSRKKRIARGSGTSVQEVNRLIKQFLQARKIAKVMSGGAGGRRQLAQMLRGM
- the rimM gene encoding 16S rRNA processing protein RimM; translation: MATLDQAELVTIGRIERSFGVRGEARVRSLSDVPGRFDHLGDVTLLAPNGKSLVTRVTHVRPGGPTLIVGFDAFTTPEQVAEFRGGLIQVPRGDSPALPTDHYYQCDLIGIVVQDEAGTVLGRLEEVLDIAENQAFLVRQDEKELLIPAAKELVVAVDVETRVMTVRLPEGFGDL
- the ftsE gene encoding cell division ATP-binding protein FtsE, translated to MIQLFHVSKYYDRRPALSDVTLEIEKGEFVLLMGPSGAGKSTLLKLLIGAERPEEGQILIQGRSLAKLRASEIPALRRKVGVVLQDFRLLPKKTVFENVSLPLLVQGASAQDIRRKVTEALRSVGLDHKKDLFPPGLSTGEQQRVCIARAIVNGPIMLLADEPTGNLDPDLTREIIELFKAINARGTTIIVATHDPHVLAQVNRRVITLEQGTLLSREQVCP
- the rpsP gene encoding 30S ribosomal protein S16 translates to MAVHLRLARTGRHKRPMYRVIAADSRKPRDGRFLEILGIFDPLKNPAVPDLKSERVLSWLRHGAQPTTTVRTLLKRHGVWKEFETEKSAKAAKPEQSGARKK
- a CDS encoding ribonuclease HII, which produces MAVRLNPTTEGPSEEFEGEARSRGYRFIAGLDEAGRGPLAGPVVAAAVLLPRRCRLPGLNDSKQIAESERDRLFAEIVRRAIGVGIGAATEAEIDRINILEASRLAMRRALNALPVRPDFLLLDAVTLSGLSIPQRAIIKGDGLSCSIAAASIVAKVTRDRLMVEYHRWYPHYNFAEHKGYGTPEHLHVLRALGPCPIHRRSFAPVRDSSAHDGEPVLLPLASA
- the rplS gene encoding 50S ribosomal protein L19; this encodes MNRLERIQRSLTKKTAPKFEIGDTVRVHVKVVEGEKERIQVYEGTVIARKGTLNSETFTVRKLSYNVGVERTFPIHSPSVAKVDVVRQGRVRRAKLYYLRTKKGKFAKVEDREFKAESKTQAAAKQEAAAVKA
- a CDS encoding DUF4321 domain-containing protein: MRKSIGVLLIFILIGGMLGGIFGEILRVMAPNGAIQNIFASNFSPGINPPLTVDLVLLKLTFGFSIKVSLLSVLGMFLGAYLYKQM
- a CDS encoding YraN family protein is translated as MGDRRRLLGDEGEAQAEAFLRHRGFRILGRNVRSALGELDLVADDHGVLVFVEVKRRRSGAYGGAIEAVDARKRAKLIRLAALYLAQHRIEDRACRFDVVLIQDDAAPATAVHHIANAFDLDGDDLRW